The segment AGCCTTGTTTAGCACGCTGTGCATTTTCCTGTACAGCGCGACAAGCATCTTCCATCTGGATAAGTAGAGATTGTAGACGTGCATtgctggacaccagagtgtcaatGCCGTTGCTCAGTTCACCCTTTTGGGTCTGATAAACACTTTCTAAAGGTGCCACCTCACAGTCTTTATGCTGCCCAAACACTTTGCACATGGAACAAGTGGGGGTCTGGCAGGTTGCACAATAGATGTTAATTCTCTCGTCTTCATGTTCCTGACACATCGGCTCCTTCGACTCTTTAGGCTTCAAGGAGGTTTCTGTTTCTCTTCCATTTCCACTCACTTCCTGTTGCTGCTTGTAGATGTCGATGATATTCTCGACCAACAGGTTCCGCTGAAGCCCATGGACGCCATGGCGGTCGAGCACCACCTCAAACCTGCATGTTGGACAGCGGAAAACGCCACCAGAGAAGCGGTACGGGTTGCGCGAGTCATAGAGGTCGCTGGCACAGCTACGGCACAAGTTGTGTTGGCAGGGCAGGATAACGACTGGTTTGGTGAACATGTCCAGGCAAATTGGGCAGCTGAGCTGCTTCTCCAGGCTGTCCATGGGGCTCGGAGGGCGAACCAGCGACCCTGTCCTCTGAAGATCCATGAAGGAAGGTTGTTTTTCAGCAGCTATCAGTTAATATTCAAACTTATTGTCCttgtcagttgttttttttaacaaaataacagAATCTGCTCTACTTTTCTTAGTCTTTCTTCTTATGATGTCATGTGCGCACTAGCTGAGAACTCACAGCCCTGTCCTTTATACACCCTTACAGCTGCTGACATTTGATCCAACCAACCAAAGCACACATTCCTGCCTGCTTGCTGGCCAGGAAGCTTTTCAGAGAAATCACCCCCACCTACCCAAAGCACCACGTGTCACATGTCCCAATATAAGCCACCAACATTTAGACTTGGTGAACTAAGACATAAACAGGGTGCATGTGACTGGTTTAAAGAAGGGCTACAATAAGATCCGTAAACAAGTAACTGTGAACATAGTGTCAAATGGACGCTTGCACAATTGTACTACACTGGGACGTCCATTTTCACTAGTAATCCGTTCCAAGAAGgtcaaacaaaaacagaatatgaAAACCAAAGCAATTTTCACCATAAAAATTCAAGCAAATCTAGTAAATCCGTTCCAGAAACAATAcacattttagagaaaaaataatgatttgcagaaaacaatatgaaatactataatgaatgcaatgcatatatcagggatgtccaaagtgccGCTAATTCTAAAAATGGTCTTACTAAAAAAATACaactggaataaaagagcaaacatgtGTATTGTAAGGAGAAAATGTTGTAATGTCAAAGCTGACATGCagggtgtattttttattttaaaatttaaaaaaataactaatattgtatgggttttgaaaatgaagaatatcaaaatggcccttgaTTGGATGTTTTAAGTGTGCGGCCGtcaatggaaaaagtttggacatagcTGATGTTATATGTACACTCAACATCCCTTTTACTTTATGATGAGCAGAAAGGGAGGAGGGGAATAGGGTACtttgaaatatgtatttaattctttatcaaagtgctggaacttgcaactttctttggttcCATGGTGTTGCAGTCATacccaataaaaaaaattttttttaaattaatcaacacGTTGACTATATTTTGTGGAATGATTTGCTAGCAAACACACTAGTTTGTTATGTGCAATGTTTGCTAGTATGATAACCAAGATGGTGTACGAAAACAAGAAAATAATTTGGAGGACATTTTTCGTGGAAAACTGActcaaaaacaaagaaaatatcTCAATGACATTTTCACCTTCATAAAATGTACATTGCTTATAAATATATCATGTTGTTTAAAAGATTCAGTAAGTTAGTTGTTTTCCACTGAAGCAGACAAAAActaagaaaacaaatatttagtCTGTGCTACTGAATATCAAAATAATTTGCTCCAACCAAGTTATATTGCTCCTCTATTCAAAGTGTTTGACAATAAAATTATAATGTCAGGTTGTTCAGTTCTCAAGTGTCTTGTGTACTGTACGTCAACATGTCTAGCAGCGCAAACGTGATGCACATGCTATTAATAAACTCTTGTCAACACTGAATGACGCAAACATCCCAAAGCATGACTGTCAAAGCAATAGGATATCAATAAATATTTTGGGTTAAGAAACGGTTACTAAGAATGCCACAACATGCTGGACATTGTGATTTACATAGTATTCAAATAACTGCTATCTTTATTTTCCAACATGTTTTTCTTTAGGAGGAACAgcactgctgccacctgctgCTTGCAATTATGAATGTCAATATGTGAGCCACTGAGGATAACAACAACCTcctgttttgtcaataacaaacatattGTCAATACCTTGTAATGTAGCTCCTACAGTATTTACAACTTGCAGCTGGTATTTCATATTTTTCAATGCAGCCATTTTCTATACCATTTATCCTCATTATAGTCGCAGATAagatggagtctatcccagctgatttGTGGCGAGAGGCGTGCACATCCTAGACTGGTCGCCATccaatcacagggcacatataGACAAATAACTATTCACATCCACATTCATACCCATGGGAAATTTAGAGTCTTCAATTAACTTAACacacatatttttggaatgtggtaTACCCAGAGAAAACCCTCACacgcatggggagaacatgcaaactccacacagacatGTCCGTACGGAGATTCGAACCCAGATGAGGATATATGGATGTAACATATTGAAAATTTCATAtcgcggttattgtgaccaaaaataTCACGGTATTGTTCAATGTGCTCACAAAGTACTTACCGgtatatacacactgaaatcttttgaccaagttgttaaaaactaaaacaataaaCTGTTAGAAAAGCCATTATATAAAAAGTTATgtgtttattgtttgttttaattactaagcttttattgttttaaatatagttttttactgtagcactttgagatttatttaaatgaaaagtgtgtggttgaatatatatatatatatatatatatatatatatatatatatatatatatatatatatccatccattttctaccacttgtccctttcggggttgcggggggtgctggagcctatctcagctgcattcgggcaagtcgccacctcatctggacaagtcgtcacctcatcgcagggccaacacagatagaagagacaacattcacactcacactcacacactagggccaatttagtgttgccaatcaacctatccccaggtgcatgtttttggcggtgggaggaagcctgggtacccggagggaacccacgcagtcacggggagaacatgcaaactccacacagaaagatcccgagcccgggattgaactcaggactaccgtaattttcggattataaatagcagtttttttcatagtttggccgagtgcgacttatactctggagcgacttatgtgtgaaattattaacacaataccgtaaaataccaaatattattatttatctcattcacgtaagagagtaggcgtatatcagcaatcgtcacacacacacgtcaaccaataaaaatttggcgggggcgggtcatggcagaagtgcattgtgaaaaaaaagatgctacctgctactacttccgtacctatgaaaattgatcatttcaacattggcggtaacttataaaaactgagaaggactgaacaaaaatggccccgaaaaggaaatcatatactgcaggttacaagctggaagtagtgaaatatgcagcagaaaactgcaatcgagcagcagaaagaaagtttggagtaagcaAGAAACTTTTAAGGGACTGGCGAAAAGCGGAGGCTACTCTTACTGAAATGAATAAAACTAAAAAAGCTAATTGCGGGCTAAAAGCTAGGTGGCCACAGTTCGAGGAACAAATTCACAAATGGGTGCttgaaaattgcctttcaaatgtctattcttggtgttagattttatcaaataaatgtcccccaaaagtgcgacttatactctaatgCGACTtacatacagtatttttcggactataagtcgctccggagtatacgtcgcactggccgaaaatgcacaatatgccgtatttttcggagtataagtcgcaccagagtataagtcgcacctgccgaaaatgtataataaagaaggaaaaaaacatatataagtcgcactg is part of the Nerophis lumbriciformis linkage group LG31, RoL_Nlum_v2.1, whole genome shotgun sequence genome and harbors:
- the trim63b gene encoding E3 ubiquitin-protein ligase TRIM63 → MDLQRTGSLVRPPSPMDSLEKQLSCPICLDMFTKPVVILPCQHNLCRSCASDLYDSRNPYRFSGGVFRCPTCRFEVVLDRHGVHGLQRNLLVENIIDIYKQQQEVSGNGRETETSLKPKESKEPMCQEHEDERINIYCATCQTPTCSMCKVFGQHKDCEVAPLESVYQTQKGELSNGIDTLVSSNARLQSLLIQMEDACRAVQENAQRAKQGLAERFDLLYAVLEERKTILLEQIGKEQDEKVAALRALAQRYGERLQASSDLTDSAVRALEQNGAAEFLLASKGLITQTKDAAKSSMGEERPEPGFEKMDHFTLSTEHVEAILAKIDFGSGDDEDVDFDDADEEEE